A genomic region of Streptosporangium lutulentum contains the following coding sequences:
- a CDS encoding low temperature requirement protein A, whose amino-acid sequence MRLPDWFAERVESAPAETELRVSTLELFFDLVFVFTVTQLTNLLVQGLQDGRSFEGALRVLLVFGVIWWMYAGYAWLTNAVPPVRPARRILILLGMAGFMIVALSIPAVFDGDGMAFTIGYLLLITVHAGLYIQATSAFARVIPFNLGGVALVGLASFAGEPYNYLLWGAAVALLWGSPYFIGQKGFNLRTGHIVERHGLLVIVALGESVVAIGIGAAGLHVDFALGLAAVLGLALAACLWWLYFGGDDEVSAEHALAAAEPVRRTRLILGAYFYAHIPILLGVVAVAAGVKKAIGHPTDPLKLSAAVVLAVGVALFMAGNAWFRRVLGMTGNQVRNVGALISLLTVALGLWSALAQLTALVALIGLVIAREQRTASRLNLH is encoded by the coding sequence ATGCGTTTACCCGACTGGTTCGCGGAGCGGGTGGAATCCGCCCCGGCGGAGACCGAGCTCCGCGTCTCCACTCTCGAACTCTTCTTCGACCTGGTCTTCGTCTTCACCGTCACCCAGCTCACCAACCTTCTGGTGCAGGGATTGCAGGACGGCCGATCCTTCGAGGGGGCACTGCGCGTGCTCCTGGTGTTCGGCGTCATCTGGTGGATGTACGCGGGCTACGCCTGGCTGACCAACGCGGTTCCCCCGGTCCGGCCCGCCCGCCGGATACTGATCCTGCTGGGCATGGCCGGGTTCATGATCGTGGCGCTGTCGATCCCCGCGGTCTTCGACGGCGACGGCATGGCGTTCACCATCGGGTACCTGCTGCTGATCACCGTCCACGCCGGGCTGTACATCCAGGCCACCTCGGCCTTCGCCCGGGTGATCCCGTTCAACCTCGGCGGGGTGGCGCTGGTCGGCCTGGCGAGCTTCGCCGGCGAGCCGTACAACTACCTGCTCTGGGGCGCCGCGGTGGCGCTGCTCTGGGGCAGCCCGTACTTCATCGGGCAGAAGGGCTTCAACCTCAGGACCGGGCACATCGTCGAGCGCCACGGCCTGCTGGTGATCGTGGCGCTCGGCGAGTCGGTCGTGGCGATCGGCATCGGCGCCGCCGGATTGCACGTCGACTTCGCCCTCGGCCTGGCGGCGGTGCTCGGTCTCGCGCTGGCCGCCTGCCTGTGGTGGCTCTACTTCGGCGGGGACGACGAGGTGAGCGCCGAACACGCTCTGGCGGCGGCCGAGCCGGTGCGGCGCACCCGCCTGATCCTCGGGGCCTACTTCTACGCGCACATCCCGATCCTGCTGGGCGTCGTCGCCGTCGCCGCGGGCGTCAAGAAGGCGATCGGGCATCCGACCGATCCGCTGAAGCTCAGCGCCGCCGTCGTCCTGGCCGTGGGGGTCGCCCTGTTCATGGCAGGCAACGCCTGGTTCCGCCGGGTCCTCGGCATGACGGGCAACCAGGTGCGGAACGTGGGCGCCCTGATCTCGCTCCTGACGGTCGCGCTCGGGCTCTGGTCGGCCCTCGCGCAGCTCACCGCGCTGGTCGCCCTGATAGGCCTGGTGATCGCGCGGGAACAACGCACGGCCTCTCGCCTGAACCTTCATTGA
- a CDS encoding DoxX family protein, with product MRRTLHDLASLAARLGVGGIFFANGWHKLQAGLIATGDQFGSLGAPVPEVWAATTMLTELIGGALLVAGLAVPACGLLLFAEAVAVFVVASGDQGLPLTGGDINLIVALGAASILLAVGGAGRLSVDHMVVIKRRDAEAAEDFAADAEADDVLASLREPETSAAPAPPVADGSDHGDRASERKTDKPEASAPDGPHDTADTADTAEFPAAARPRARTRRPPAGAASPATAPAPVVTPAPEKAGDTLVAGKKDESPRS from the coding sequence GTGCGACGAACCCTCCACGATCTTGCCTCCCTGGCCGCCAGACTGGGCGTGGGCGGGATCTTCTTCGCCAACGGCTGGCACAAGCTGCAAGCGGGTCTGATCGCCACGGGCGACCAGTTCGGCAGCCTGGGCGCCCCCGTCCCCGAGGTATGGGCCGCCACCACGATGCTGACCGAGCTCATCGGCGGCGCCCTGCTCGTGGCCGGGCTCGCCGTACCCGCCTGCGGGCTGCTGCTGTTCGCCGAGGCCGTCGCCGTGTTCGTGGTGGCCAGCGGTGACCAGGGACTGCCCCTGACCGGGGGCGACATCAACCTGATCGTGGCACTCGGAGCGGCCTCCATCCTTCTGGCGGTCGGCGGCGCGGGCCGCCTGTCGGTCGACCACATGGTGGTGATCAAACGGCGCGACGCCGAGGCCGCCGAGGATTTCGCCGCCGACGCCGAGGCCGACGACGTCCTCGCCTCGCTGCGCGAGCCGGAGACCTCCGCCGCGCCCGCCCCGCCCGTCGCCGACGGCTCCGACCACGGCGACCGCGCCTCCGAGCGGAAGACGGACAAGCCGGAGGCCTCCGCCCCGGACGGTCCGCACGACACCGCCGACACCGCCGACACCGCGGAGTTCCCCGCCGCCGCCCGCCCTCGCGCGCGCACCCGCCGGCCCCCCGCCGGCGCCGCGTCCCCCGCGACCGCGCCCGCGCCGGTCGTCACGCCCGCCCCGGAGAAGGCCGGCGACACCCTCGTGGCGGGTAAGAAGGACGAATCGCCCAGGAGCTGA
- a CDS encoding FxsB family cyclophane-forming radical SAM/SPASM peptide maturase: MIASGWQPTPFRQFILKIHSRCDLACSYCYMYEMADQSWRSRPRHMSPETVTATAARIAEHAHAHDLTSVELILHGGEPLLAGPESIRRIVTAVRSAVGSGVRVDVSLQTNATLLTSAYLTLFDELRVGVGVGVGVGVGVSLDGDERMHDRSRRDAAGKGSHSAVVEALDRLTAPRFRHLFRGLLCTVDLRNDPVGAYEALLGFAPPTIDFLLPHGNWSEPPPGRTTDETVTPYADWLIAVFDRWYGTPAEPVKVRLFGEIIHLLLGGRSASEQIGLSPAAMVVIETDGEIEQSDLLKSAFEGAPATGLHVGRDSFDDLFLLPSTAVRQIGELALAPECVSCPVGRICGGGLYAHRYRAGSGFANPSVYCADLLCLIGHIRAAVQRTMNKRGRFLPPGLGYFKILKTYID, encoded by the coding sequence TTGATCGCGAGTGGCTGGCAGCCGACCCCGTTCCGGCAGTTCATTCTGAAGATCCACAGTCGTTGCGATCTGGCGTGCTCCTACTGCTACATGTACGAGATGGCGGACCAGAGCTGGCGTTCCCGCCCCAGGCACATGTCGCCGGAGACCGTGACCGCCACGGCGGCAAGGATCGCGGAGCACGCGCACGCGCACGATCTGACTTCGGTCGAGCTCATCCTGCACGGCGGCGAGCCCCTTCTGGCCGGCCCGGAGTCGATCAGGCGGATCGTCACCGCGGTCCGGTCTGCCGTCGGTTCCGGCGTCCGGGTGGATGTCAGCCTTCAGACGAACGCCACCCTGCTGACCTCCGCATATCTGACGCTGTTCGACGAGCTCAGGGTCGGGGTCGGGGTCGGGGTCGGGGTCGGGGTCGGGGTGAGCCTGGACGGCGACGAGCGGATGCACGACCGGAGCCGCCGCGACGCCGCGGGCAAGGGCAGCCACAGCGCCGTCGTGGAAGCCCTGGACAGGCTGACCGCGCCGCGGTTCCGGCACCTGTTCCGAGGTCTGCTCTGCACCGTCGACCTGCGCAACGATCCCGTCGGCGCGTACGAGGCGCTGCTCGGCTTCGCCCCTCCGACGATCGATTTCCTGCTTCCGCACGGCAACTGGTCGGAGCCCCCGCCCGGACGCACGACCGACGAGACGGTCACCCCGTACGCCGACTGGCTGATCGCGGTGTTCGACCGCTGGTACGGCACGCCCGCCGAACCGGTGAAGGTCCGGCTGTTCGGCGAGATCATCCATCTGCTGCTCGGCGGGCGCTCGGCGAGTGAGCAGATCGGCCTGTCCCCGGCCGCCATGGTGGTCATCGAGACGGACGGGGAGATCGAGCAGTCCGACCTCCTGAAATCCGCCTTCGAGGGTGCCCCCGCGACCGGGCTGCACGTCGGGCGAGACTCCTTCGACGATCTCTTCCTGCTCCCGTCGACCGCCGTCCGCCAGATCGGCGAGCTCGCCCTGGCACCGGAGTGCGTGTCGTGCCCGGTCGGACGGATCTGCGGCGGCGGACTCTACGCTCATCGGTACAGGGCCGGAAGCGGCTTCGCCAACCCCTCCGTCTACTGCGCCGACCTGCTGTGTCTCATCGGGCACATCAGGGCCGCCGTTCAAAGGACGATGAACAAGCGAGGAAGATTTTTGCCGCCCGGCCTCGGCTACTTCAAAATACTTAAAACATATATCGATTGA